ACGCCAGTCCACCCTGCGGGACGAGATCGCCCGGCATCCGGTCAAGGCCGTCGACGGGAGGGACACGGCCGTCGTGAAACACGACGGGCGGATGGCGGAGGTGCTGCGGCGGGCCCTGTACGCCAGGGTGGCCGCGGGGCACGCCGGTGCCGTGGAGGTTCCCGACGGGTCGTACCGGTGGCGGGTCCCGGAGGGCCGGCTGGAGCGGATCCTGGCCGGGGTGCGGGACGAGGAGCCGCCGTACGCCGTGGGGCGGGAACGGGTGCGGACGCGGATCGTGCGGGTGATCCAGGAGCAGGCCGAGCGGCGCGGCGGGCCGCCGGGTGCCGCGTGGGTGCAGAAGATCTCACGGGCGCGGGCGGTCGGGGCGTACGTCGACACCGTATGGCCACGGGTGCGGCCCGAGGAGGTCGTGGCTCAACTCTTCATGGAGCCCGAGGTGCTGGAGGCCGCCGCCGACGGGGTGCTCGACGGGGACGAGCAGAAGGCGCTGCTGTGGGCCAGGCCGCCGCGCTCGTGGAAGTCGGCCCGCTGGTCGGCCGCCGACCTCGTGCTCCTCGACGAGGTGGCCGGGCTCATCGAGCATCCGCAGGGGTACGGCCATGTCGTCGTCGACGAGGCGCAGGATCTGTCGCCCATGGAGTGCCGGGCGATCGCGCGGCGCGCTGCGTTCGGGTCGGTGACCGTGCTGGGGGATCTGGCGCAGGGGACCACTCCGTGGGCGGCGCGGTCCTGGCGGACGGTGCTCGGGCACCTCGGGAAGCCGGACGCGGCGGTCGTGCCGCTCACGACCGGGTTCCGGGTGCCGGCGGTGGTGCTGGAGCTGGCCAACCGGCTGCTGGAGCGGGTGGACGTGGAGGTACCGGCGGCCCGTTCGCTGCGCGGCGACGGCGAACTGCGGTTCCGGGAGGCCGACGGCGATCTGCCGGGCGCGGTCGTGGGCGCCGTACGGGACGCGCTGGGCCGGGAGGGGTCCGTGGGGGTCGTCGCGGCCGACGCGGACGTGGCCCGGGTGCGCGAGGCGCTCGGCGCCGCCGGGATCGAGTCCGGGGACGCGGAGGAACTGGGGGCGAGAGTGGCCGTCGTGGCGGCGAGCGTGGTGAAGGGGTTGGAGTACGACCATGTCGTCGCCGTGGAGCCGGCGGCGATCGTGGAAGCGGAGGAGCGGGGGCTGCATCGGCTGTACGTGGTGGTGACGCGTGCGGTCGCGGGGTTGGAGGTGGTGCATGGGAGGCCGTTGCCGTTCTGAGCGGGCCGGGCCGGTCTGCGGGCGTCCCCCGTCCCGGGCTGTGCGGCCACGGCCTCCCATGCACCGTCCGTCGTACCTAGGCGCCGGCGTCCAGGATCGGGATCAACTGCTCCTCCTCGTAGGCCAGATGCGCCTCCAGCTCCGTCGTGAGGCGATCGACCTCGCGGCGGGCCGTGTCGGGATCGGCGTTCTCGTCGCCCACGACCCGGCGCAGGTCCTCGACCAGTTCGGCGATCCGGTCGTGCTCGTCCCGCAGCCGGGCCAGCGTCGGCGCGAGCTCGGGGTGGCGGTCCTCCAGGAACGGGAACATGGCGAGGCCCTCGCCGGTGTGGTGGTTGTGGAGCCCGGCGCAGAAGGTGAGGCAGTTGACGCGGAGTTGGGCGCCGAGGGTGCCCCTTCCCGTGCCTGCCGAGTCGTTCATCTCCGCCCGGATCAGCTCCAGTTCCCGCCGGAACGCGTCATGGACGACCTTGAGCGCCTCACCCATGGAGGACGCGTTGATGTGCCCGGGGCCGCCCTCGGCGAGGCTGTGCAGGGCGATGACCGGGATCACCCGTTCCGTCTTCTCCTGGTACGCCGCCCAGCCCGGGTCCGCCTCCACGGCCCGCGCGAAGATCCGGTCCCGTTCCTCGCCCTCGATGACGACGGCCCGTGCCTCATAGGTGAACGCGCCGCTCTCCACGGTGACCCGAGGGTTCGCGACGAGGTTGTGGAACCACGCCGGGTGCCGGGGCGCGCCCGCGGCCGAGGCGATGATCAGTACGCGGTCGTCGCTGTCGGGGAGGTAGCCGACGGGGGTGGTGTGGGGGCGGCCGGTGCGGGCTCCGGTGGTGGTGAGCAGAAGGAGCCGGGCGCCTTCGAAGTAGCCGCCGACGCGGCCCTTGTTGGCGCGGAATTCCTCGATGACCTGCTGATTGAAGTCGTTGGGCATGCTCAGGTTTCTCTGTCTCTTTCTCTTCGGGGTTCCGTGCGGTGGGTTCCGTACGGAAGGGGAGGTGAAGAGAAAAGAGAGGCGGACTCCTGGTCCGCCGCCACGACCTCACTCAGAGGCCGGGCAACACCCAACTCGCTCACGGCACAAGGCCGACCCGGCAGTCATACCGGTGACAGTAGCGCAGTCACCCCGCATGGGGTGATCCTGTTTTTCGATGCTCCTCTTCCTCGACGTCGACGGGACGCTCATTCCCTTCGGGGCGGAGCGGCCGTACCCGCAGTACGAGCCGCCCCGCACCCTGCCAGGCCCGCCCGCGCACCCCCTGCTCACGCGCGTGGACCCCGCTCTCGGCACCCGCCTGGAGCGGCTGGCCGAGCTCGGCTGCGAGCTGGTGTGGGCCACGACCTGGCTGGACGACGCGAACACCGCCCTCGCGCCCTGGCTCGGGCTGTCCCCGCTCAGGCTGGTGGACTGGCCCGACGAGGACGCGGAACCCTGGCTCGGGCCCCGCGCCCCGCACTGGAAGACCCGGCCGCTGGTGGCCTGGGCGGCGGGCAGCCCGTTCGTCTGGGTCGACGACGAGATCTCCGACGTCGACCGGGCCTATGTGGCCGCCCACCACCCCTCACCGGCCCTGCTCCACCGAGTCGACCACCGCTACGGACTGACGGACCACGACTTCGCGGCGCTGGAGGAGTGGATCGCCGGTGGAGGGATCACCGACGACGGGATCGCCGGTGGAGGGGTCACCGGCGGGAACGGCCCAGCAGCTCGGTGACCCGCATGAAGCCGTCCGTCCCATGACCGAGCCCGATGACCCGGCGGGCCTGGCCCTCGGCGGCGCGGATCACGGCCGCCTCGATGCCGTGCGACTCGGAGGCCTGCGCGATATGGGCCATCGAGGAGACGGCGGAGGTGATCGGGTTGAGCTCGCCGGAGTACCTGTCGTCGTCGACGTCCGCCGCGAACTCCTCGAACAGCGGCGGCAGGATCGCGCCGATGCCCTGCGCGAAGGGGGCCAGCTCCCGCGCGGTGATGCCCTCGGCCCGGGCCACGGCCAGTGCGTGCGCGTAGCCGGCCATCGCCGTCCAGAAGATGTCGAGCAGGGCGATGTCGTAGGCGGCGGCCCGGCCGACGTCCGTACCGAGGTGGGTGTGCGTGCCGCCGAGCTTGTCCAGGACGGGGCGGTGCTCGCCGTACAGCTCCTCTGGGCCGCTGAGCAGGAACACCGCCTCGGGGGTGCCGATGGTCGTGGCCGGCGTCATGATCGCGCCGTCGAGGTAGCGGATGCCGTGCCCGGCGGCCCACTCGGCGGTGTCCCGGGCGCGGGCCGGGGTGTCGGCCGTCAGGTTCACGAGCGTGCGGCCCTTCAGCGCGACGGCGACGGCGTCCTGACGCAGGACGGCGTCGGAGGCGTCGTAGTTCACCACGCACACGACGGTCAGCGCACTGGCGGCGACCGCCTCCGCCGGGGACGCGGCCGCCGTCGCGCCACGGCCGACGAGCTCCCGGTCCCGACCCGGCGTGCGGTTCCACACGGTCACCCGCAGCCCCGCGTCCAGAAACGCACCGGCCAGCGCCCGCCCCATCGGCCCCAGCCCGAGGACCGTGACGCCGTCGGTGGAATCGTGGTCGTGGCCGTGATTGTCGTCGTAGGTGGGCATGGTGCAACTCCCTGTAAAGTGAAGATAGTTGACGAATTGATGACAAAAGGGGTGGCGAGATGACGCGTCGACGCCAGGATCCGAACGTCTGCGGAGTGACCGCCGCGATCGCGGTGATCGACGGCAAGTGGAAGACGCTGCTGCTGTGGCTGCTGGAGTCCGGCCCGCACCGCCCCGCGGAGCTGCGCCGCCGGGCACCCGGCCTCAGCGAGAAGGTGCTGACCCAGGCGCTGCGGGAGATGGAGTCGGACGGGCTGGTGCACCGTGAGGTGTACGACGTGCTGCCGCTGAAGACCGTCTACTCGCTGACCGACTTCGGCCGCGAGCTGGCCGATGCGCTCGCCCCGCTCGCCGACTGGGGGCACCGCCGCCTGGAGCGGTTGACCGAGACCCAGCCGCGCCTGGAGCGGCTGACCGAGACCTCGTCGGCCTCCTGACCCGCACGCCACCTCCGTCCGCCGCCGCGTCGATCACCCACATCAAGGGTGGGTCGGCGGGGGCGCGCTGCCAAGTAGGCACAAATAAGTGGGTACGACGGTCGTTTCTGTCCGGCGCGCCACGGCTACGTCCCCACCAGCTCCTCCCGGAACCCCTGGCGCCAAGACGGATAACGCGGCTCCCAGCCGAGTTCCCGCCTGGCCTTGGCGTTGGAGAAGCCGCGCCCCTCGGTCATCATCGTCACCACCACGTCCCCGGCGAGCAGCCGGGCCAGCCACTTGGGCACCCGCAGCGGATGCTTCGCGCCCGCGCACTCGGCGAGATACGGCAGCCATTCGCTCGCCGGCGCCGGCTCGTCGTCGACGATGTTGAACACGCCCCGCGCCCGCTGCTCCACCGCCAGCAGGGTGGCGCTCGCCGCGTCGTCCAGATGCACCCAGGAGCAGTAGCCGGTACCGCCCCCGACCAGCGGGAACTGCCGTTTGCGTACGAGTTCGACCTGGTCGTCGGTGGCGCCGGGACCGTAGAAACCGCCGTACCGCAGGACCGTCCCGTCGGCCTTGAG
The DNA window shown above is from Streptomyces chartreusis and carries:
- a CDS encoding HelD family protein, producing the protein MTSTDPALRHTLIRERAHHDRCRTALAGMVEGADEQVVIGVNASASGADAEVLGYRLRSQAKALHELPEGPLFFGRLDFGGEHDEQDKQDEHQALHIGRLRITEHPAEPPLVVDWRAPVSRAFYQASARDPQGVAVRRRFGWAPGSRGESGDLTGLEDEHLDRGESRASEIVAREIERPRVGPMRDIAATIQPDQDDLVRGDLAVSLCVQGAPGTGKTAVGLHRAAYLLYTHPQRIRRGGLLILGPNRTFLSYISEVLPALGETGVRQSTLRDEIARHPVKAVDGRDTAVVKHDGRMAEVLRRALYARVAAGHAGAVEVPDGSYRWRVPEGRLERILAGVRDEEPPYAVGRERVRTRIVRVIQEQAERRGGPPGAAWVQKISRARAVGAYVDTVWPRVRPEEVVAQLFMEPEVLEAAADGVLDGDEQKALLWARPPRSWKSARWSAADLVLLDEVAGLIEHPQGYGHVVVDEAQDLSPMECRAIARRAAFGSVTVLGDLAQGTTPWAARSWRTVLGHLGKPDAAVVPLTTGFRVPAVVLELANRLLERVDVEVPAARSLRGDGELRFREADGDLPGAVVGAVRDALGREGSVGVVAADADVARVREALGAAGIESGDAEELGARVAVVAASVVKGLEYDHVVAVEPAAIVEAEERGLHRLYVVVTRAVAGLEVVHGRPLPF
- a CDS encoding nitroreductase/quinone reductase family protein → MPNDFNQQVIEEFRANKGRVGGYFEGARLLLLTTTGARTGRPHTTPVGYLPDSDDRVLIIASAAGAPRHPAWFHNLVANPRVTVESGAFTYEARAVVIEGEERDRIFARAVEADPGWAAYQEKTERVIPVIALHSLAEGGPGHINASSMGEALKVVHDAFRRELELIRAEMNDSAGTGRGTLGAQLRVNCLTFCAGLHNHHTGEGLAMFPFLEDRHPELAPTLARLRDEHDRIAELVEDLRRVVGDENADPDTARREVDRLTTELEAHLAYEEEQLIPILDAGA
- a CDS encoding HAD domain-containing protein, with protein sequence MLLFLDVDGTLIPFGAERPYPQYEPPRTLPGPPAHPLLTRVDPALGTRLERLAELGCELVWATTWLDDANTALAPWLGLSPLRLVDWPDEDAEPWLGPRAPHWKTRPLVAWAAGSPFVWVDDEISDVDRAYVAAHHPSPALLHRVDHRYGLTDHDFAALEEWIAGGGITDDGIAGGGVTGGNGPAAR
- a CDS encoding NAD(P)-dependent oxidoreductase, giving the protein MPTYDDNHGHDHDSTDGVTVLGLGPMGRALAGAFLDAGLRVTVWNRTPGRDRELVGRGATAAASPAEAVAASALTVVCVVNYDASDAVLRQDAVAVALKGRTLVNLTADTPARARDTAEWAAGHGIRYLDGAIMTPATTIGTPEAVFLLSGPEELYGEHRPVLDKLGGTHTHLGTDVGRAAAYDIALLDIFWTAMAGYAHALAVARAEGITARELAPFAQGIGAILPPLFEEFAADVDDDRYSGELNPITSAVSSMAHIAQASESHGIEAAVIRAAEGQARRVIGLGHGTDGFMRVTELLGRSRR
- a CDS encoding winged helix-turn-helix transcriptional regulator, whose protein sequence is MTRRRQDPNVCGVTAAIAVIDGKWKTLLLWLLESGPHRPAELRRRAPGLSEKVLTQALREMESDGLVHREVYDVLPLKTVYSLTDFGRELADALAPLADWGHRRLERLTETQPRLERLTETSSAS